The following coding sequences are from one Streptomyces sp. NBC_01294 window:
- a CDS encoding MBL fold metallo-hydrolase, with protein sequence MDLVEVLPDRLHMLRFPIGQAYLWQDGEALTMIDAGNVGSAAEIEEAMRSLGLLPERLERIVLTHCHRDHVGAAGELAARWGAQVLAHRLDAPVIRGERPVPEPVLLDWEIPLYAHGLTVPEAPPTRVDRELEDGDALGFGDGAYVVHAPGHTDGSIGVHLPGHGVLFAGDCVASVGPLMLGVFNVDRGRAIDSFHRLAALAPSIACFGHGDPLTVGTAAALTKAAAETPS encoded by the coding sequence ATGGATCTTGTAGAAGTGCTTCCGGACCGGCTCCACATGCTCCGCTTCCCCATCGGCCAGGCCTACCTCTGGCAGGACGGCGAGGCCCTCACAATGATCGACGCCGGCAACGTCGGGTCCGCCGCCGAGATCGAGGAGGCGATGCGTTCCCTCGGGCTGCTGCCCGAACGGCTGGAGCGGATCGTCCTCACGCACTGCCACCGCGACCACGTCGGCGCGGCGGGTGAGCTCGCCGCGCGCTGGGGTGCGCAGGTGCTGGCGCACCGGCTGGACGCGCCGGTGATCCGGGGCGAGCGGCCCGTTCCCGAACCGGTGCTGCTGGACTGGGAGATACCGCTGTACGCGCACGGCCTGACCGTCCCCGAGGCTCCGCCCACCCGCGTCGACCGGGAGCTGGAGGACGGGGACGCGCTGGGCTTCGGGGACGGGGCGTACGTGGTGCACGCCCCGGGCCACACGGACGGCAGCATCGGGGTCCACCTCCCCGGCCACGGCGTGCTGTTCGCGGGCGACTGCGTCGCCTCCGTCGGTCCGCTGATGCTGGGCGTCTTCAACGTGGACCGCGGCCGGGCGATCGACTCCTTCCACCGCCTGGCGGCGCTCGCCCCTTCGATCGCCTGTTTCGGCCACGGCGATCCCCTGACGGTGGGCACGGCGGCCGCGCTGACCAAGGCCGCGGCCGAGACGCCTTCCTGA
- a CDS encoding dipeptidase translates to MPQNPIAETVASLMPRAKQELTELVAFQSVADWAQFPQSESQAAANWVADALRVEGFQDVALLDTPDGTQSVYGFLPGPEGAPTVLLYAHYDVQPPLDDAAWISPAFELTERHGRWYGRGAADCKGGFIMHLLALRALKANGGVPVSVKVIVEGSEEQGTGGLQQYAEAHPELLTADTIVIGDAGNFRLGLPTVTATLRGMCLIKVKIDTLGGNLHSGMFGGAAPDALAALIRVLDSLRAADGSTTVDGLASDAVWDGLQYSDADFRADAKVLDGVELIGDGTIADRLWARPAVTVLGIDCPPVVGATPSVHASAGALISLRVPPGVDTAEAIKLLQAHLEAHTPWKARLELEVVGQGQPFQADTDSPAYASMRAALEAAYPGQEMQISGMGGSIPLCNTLTSLYPDAEMLLIGLSEPEAQIHAVNESVSPEELERLSVAEALFLVNYAESRRG, encoded by the coding sequence ATGCCCCAGAATCCGATCGCCGAGACCGTCGCCTCGCTGATGCCCCGCGCCAAGCAGGAGCTGACCGAGTTGGTGGCCTTCCAGTCGGTGGCGGACTGGGCTCAGTTCCCGCAGAGCGAGAGCCAGGCCGCCGCGAACTGGGTGGCCGACGCCCTGCGCGTCGAGGGCTTCCAGGACGTGGCGCTGCTCGACACCCCCGACGGCACCCAGTCCGTCTACGGCTTCCTGCCCGGCCCCGAGGGCGCGCCGACCGTACTGCTCTACGCGCACTACGACGTCCAGCCGCCCCTGGACGACGCCGCCTGGATCTCCCCCGCCTTCGAGCTGACCGAGCGCCACGGCCGCTGGTACGGGCGCGGCGCGGCCGACTGCAAGGGCGGGTTCATCATGCACCTGCTGGCGCTGCGCGCCCTCAAGGCCAACGGCGGTGTGCCGGTGAGCGTGAAGGTGATCGTCGAGGGGTCCGAGGAGCAGGGCACCGGCGGCCTGCAGCAGTACGCCGAGGCGCACCCGGAGCTGCTGACCGCCGACACCATCGTCATCGGCGACGCGGGCAACTTCCGCCTCGGCCTGCCGACGGTGACGGCCACGCTCCGCGGCATGTGCCTGATCAAGGTGAAGATCGACACGCTGGGCGGCAACCTGCACTCCGGCATGTTCGGCGGGGCTGCCCCCGACGCGCTGGCCGCGCTGATCCGGGTGCTCGACTCGCTGCGCGCCGCGGACGGTTCGACGACCGTGGACGGGCTCGCCTCGGACGCGGTGTGGGACGGCCTGCAGTACTCGGATGCGGACTTCCGCGCCGACGCGAAGGTCCTGGACGGGGTCGAGCTGATCGGCGACGGCACGATCGCGGACCGGCTGTGGGCCCGGCCTGCCGTGACGGTCCTCGGCATCGACTGCCCGCCGGTGGTCGGCGCGACGCCGTCGGTGCACGCGAGCGCCGGCGCTCTGATCAGCCTGCGGGTGCCGCCGGGCGTGGACACCGCCGAGGCCATCAAGCTGCTGCAGGCCCACCTGGAGGCGCACACCCCGTGGAAGGCGCGCCTCGAACTCGAGGTGGTCGGCCAGGGCCAGCCGTTCCAGGCGGACACCGACAGCCCCGCGTACGCGTCGATGCGGGCGGCGCTGGAGGCCGCGTACCCCGGCCAGGAGATGCAGATCAGCGGCATGGGCGGCTCGATCCCGCTGTGCAACACGCTGACGTCCCTCTACCCGGACGCGGAGATGCTCCTGATCGGGCTGAGCGAGCCCGAGGCGCAGATCCACGCGGTCAACGAGAGCGTGTCGCCCGAGGAGCTGGAGCGCCTGTCGGTGGCGGAGGCCCTCTTCCTCGTCAACTACGCGGAGTCCCGGCGCGGCTGA
- a CDS encoding geranylgeranyl reductase family protein encodes MWDVVVVGAGPAGSSAAYAAAAAGRRVLLLEKSELPRYKTCGGGIIGPSRDALPPGFVLPLKDRIHAVTFSMDGKLTRTRRSKQMLFGLINRPEFDAGLVAEAEKAGATVRTGTAVTRVEQHGAAVPDRRTVAVVLADGETVLARAVVGADGSASRIGAHVGVEMDQVDLGLEAEIPVPETVAEDWKGRVLIDWGPLPGSYGWVFPKGDTLTVGVISAKGEGAATKRYLDDFIARLGLAGFEPAVSSGHLTRCRKPDSPLSRGRVLVAGDAAGLLEPWTREGISFALRSGRLAGEWAVKISEAQDAVDARRQALNYAFAVKAGLGVEMGVGKRMLALFEARPGLLHAVITGFRPAWRAFARITRGATTLADLVRTYPLARKALHVLDARQAAARSGGQG; translated from the coding sequence GTGTGGGACGTGGTCGTGGTCGGAGCCGGACCGGCCGGATCCTCGGCCGCGTACGCGGCGGCGGCGGCCGGGCGGCGGGTCCTGCTGCTGGAGAAGTCCGAACTGCCCCGCTACAAGACCTGTGGTGGCGGCATCATCGGCCCTTCGCGCGACGCCCTGCCCCCGGGCTTCGTACTGCCCTTGAAGGACCGCATCCACGCGGTCACCTTCTCGATGGACGGGAAGCTGACCCGCACCCGGCGCTCGAAGCAGATGCTCTTCGGGCTCATCAACCGGCCGGAGTTCGACGCCGGACTGGTCGCCGAGGCCGAGAAGGCCGGCGCCACCGTCCGTACGGGCACCGCCGTGACCCGGGTCGAACAGCACGGGGCGGCCGTGCCCGACCGGCGCACCGTCGCCGTGGTGCTCGCCGACGGGGAGACCGTGCTGGCCCGCGCGGTGGTCGGCGCGGACGGCAGCGCGAGCCGGATCGGCGCGCACGTCGGCGTCGAGATGGACCAGGTGGACCTCGGCCTGGAGGCGGAGATCCCCGTTCCCGAGACGGTCGCGGAGGACTGGAAGGGGCGGGTGCTCATCGACTGGGGCCCGCTGCCCGGCAGTTACGGCTGGGTCTTCCCCAAGGGCGACACGCTCACCGTCGGGGTCATCTCGGCCAAGGGCGAGGGCGCCGCGACCAAGCGCTACCTGGACGACTTCATCGCCCGGCTCGGGCTCGCCGGCTTCGAACCGGCCGTCTCCTCCGGGCACCTGACCCGCTGCCGCAAGCCCGACTCGCCGCTCTCGCGCGGCCGGGTGCTGGTCGCGGGCGACGCGGCCGGACTGCTGGAGCCGTGGACCCGGGAGGGAATCTCCTTCGCACTGCGCTCGGGACGCCTCGCGGGGGAGTGGGCGGTGAAGATCTCCGAGGCGCAGGACGCGGTGGACGCGCGCCGCCAGGCCCTCAACTACGCCTTCGCCGTCAAGGCCGGGCTGGGTGTGGAGATGGGGGTCGGGAAGCGGATGCTGGCCCTCTTCGAGGCCCGGCCGGGGCTGCTGCACGCGGTGATCACCGGCTTCCGTCCGGCGTGGCGGGCCTTCGCCCGCATCACGCGCGGCGCGACGACGCTGGCCGATCTGGTCCGTACGTACCCGCTGGCCCGCAAGGCCCTGCACGTACTGGACGCCCGGCAGGCGGCGGCACGGAGCGGCGGCCAGGGCTAG
- a CDS encoding nitroreductase/quinone reductase family protein, protein MSTPTPHYVPAGPFATRFNALFGKLARFGISLAGSAELSVRGRKSGEMQRIPVNPHTYEGAQYLVSARGHSQWVRNMRVAGGGELRVGRKVRTFTATEVTDPVQKAALLRTYLEKWGWEVNRFFQGVTAKSSEAELRAASGDHPVFRITVSN, encoded by the coding sequence ATGAGCACGCCCACCCCGCACTACGTCCCGGCCGGCCCCTTCGCCACGCGCTTCAACGCGCTCTTCGGCAAGCTGGCCCGCTTCGGCATCAGCCTGGCCGGCAGCGCCGAGCTCTCGGTCCGTGGCCGCAAGTCCGGCGAGATGCAGCGGATCCCGGTCAACCCGCACACGTACGAGGGCGCCCAGTACCTGGTCTCGGCCCGCGGGCACTCCCAGTGGGTCCGCAACATGCGGGTCGCGGGCGGCGGCGAGCTGCGGGTGGGGCGCAAGGTGCGTACGTTCACCGCCACGGAGGTCACCGATCCGGTCCAGAAGGCGGCCCTCCTGCGCACCTACCTGGAGAAGTGGGGCTGGGAGGTCAACCGGTTCTTCCAGGGGGTCACCGCGAAGTCCTCCGAAGCAGAGCTCCGGGCAGCCTCCGGCGACCACCCGGTCTTCCGCATCACGGTGTCGAACTGA
- a CDS encoding TetR/AcrR family transcriptional regulator, whose amino-acid sequence MNTVRGARERARIEVTAAIKDEARRRLAAEGAAKLSLRAVARELGMVSSALYRYFPSRDELLTALIVDAYDSVGAAAEEADAGALAARAAPRARWVAVCEAVRTWALEHPHEYALIYGSPVPGYSAPMDTIGPASRVGNTFIGILRTAYEGRGLALPPLPAELRPEADRMTADFAEGLPPAVTAALVAAWAQLVGLVSFELFGQFNRVVEDRAAFFAHAADQLAHGVGLPVV is encoded by the coding sequence ATGAACACCGTGCGAGGGGCCAGGGAACGGGCCCGCATCGAGGTCACCGCCGCCATCAAGGACGAGGCGCGCCGCAGGCTCGCGGCCGAGGGAGCCGCAAAACTGTCCCTGCGCGCCGTCGCCCGCGAGCTGGGCATGGTCTCCTCCGCCCTCTACCGATACTTCCCGAGCCGCGACGAGCTGCTCACGGCGCTCATCGTCGACGCGTACGACAGCGTCGGCGCCGCCGCCGAGGAGGCCGACGCCGGCGCCCTCGCCGCCCGGGCCGCGCCCCGCGCCCGCTGGGTCGCGGTCTGCGAGGCCGTCCGTACCTGGGCGCTGGAGCACCCGCACGAGTACGCGCTCATCTACGGTTCCCCGGTCCCCGGCTACAGCGCCCCCATGGACACCATCGGCCCGGCCAGCAGGGTCGGCAACACCTTCATCGGCATCCTGCGCACCGCGTACGAAGGGCGCGGCCTCGCCCTCCCCCCGCTGCCGGCCGAGCTGCGCCCCGAGGCCGACCGGATGACCGCGGACTTCGCCGAGGGCCTGCCCCCGGCGGTCACGGCCGCGCTGGTCGCCGCCTGGGCGCAGTTGGTCGGTCTGGTCTCCTTCGAGCTGTTCGGCCAGTTCAACCGGGTCGTCGAGGACCGCGCCGCCTTCTTCGCGCACGCCGCCGACCAGCTGGCGCACGGGGTCGGGCTGCCCGTCGTATGA
- a CDS encoding spherulation-specific family 4 protein — MPRAVKALLAVLATLLLAAPAPALTASARDAPPAAAPPPTPAPKPRMPGVRGLEIGVPAYVWANDAMLTDLTATGPAASVVVLNPGNGDSPFNGPWRARADALRARTTSTGEKTKVLGYVHTDHGNRDIAAVKASVDNYLKTPDGRLHVDGIFFDVVSRDCGPANATRDHYAELRRYVQDAMNAADPAAPDLVVNNPGTAIADCYLEPGRRTADIFVTYEDTYAAYTGAGWLGGNVFDHRSGYRAGTELDPSATAFWHLVHDVPDADAMRATLRTAFARGAGYAYATSTVMPNPWNAGPTWKFRAQTTYAATLG; from the coding sequence ATGCCCCGCGCCGTGAAGGCCCTGCTCGCCGTCCTGGCCACGCTCTTACTGGCGGCTCCGGCGCCGGCCCTCACCGCGTCGGCCCGCGACGCGCCCCCGGCCGCCGCCCCGCCCCCCACCCCGGCCCCCAAGCCCCGGATGCCCGGCGTACGGGGCCTGGAGATCGGCGTCCCCGCGTATGTCTGGGCGAACGACGCCATGCTGACCGACCTCACCGCCACCGGCCCGGCCGCCTCGGTGGTCGTACTGAACCCGGGCAACGGCGACTCCCCGTTCAACGGCCCCTGGCGGGCCCGCGCCGACGCGCTGCGCGCCCGTACCACCTCCACCGGCGAGAAGACCAAAGTGCTCGGGTACGTCCACACCGACCACGGCAACCGCGACATCGCCGCCGTCAAGGCCTCCGTCGACAACTACCTCAAGACCCCCGACGGCCGCCTGCACGTCGACGGCATCTTCTTCGACGTCGTCAGCCGCGACTGCGGCCCGGCCAACGCCACCCGCGACCACTACGCGGAACTGCGCCGCTACGTCCAGGACGCCATGAACGCCGCGGACCCGGCCGCCCCCGACCTCGTCGTCAACAACCCCGGCACCGCCATAGCCGACTGCTACCTGGAGCCGGGCCGCCGGACCGCGGACATCTTCGTCACGTACGAGGACACGTACGCCGCGTACACCGGCGCCGGCTGGCTCGGCGGCAACGTCTTCGACCACCGGTCCGGCTACCGTGCCGGCACCGAACTCGACCCGAGCGCCACGGCGTTCTGGCACCTGGTCCACGACGTCCCGGACGCCGACGCGATGCGCGCCACCCTCCGCACGGCCTTCGCCCGCGGAGCGGGCTACGCGTACGCGACCAGCACGGTCATGCCCAACCCCTGGAACGCGGGCCCGACCTGGAAATTCCGCGCGCAGACGACCTACGCGGCCACCCTCGGCTAG
- a CDS encoding SMI1/KNR4 family protein produces MNPAVAHLIQAIPPSDSPQAHNWARVEGELGTILPSDYKQLVDLCGGGLLDDDIWVLEPDCPNKHYDLVTENRDRGEAQQGLWTGGEPKPAELDAAGSRTIVWAVTENGDCLYWLARAGQEPEQWTVLIKEGRGREWEFHAQSCSEFLQSILLTGDAESEIFYDFPTEEPHEFRSSSSSSSSLL; encoded by the coding sequence GTGAATCCTGCCGTCGCCCACCTCATCCAGGCCATCCCGCCGTCGGATTCCCCCCAGGCCCACAACTGGGCGCGTGTGGAAGGGGAGCTCGGAACGATCCTGCCGAGCGACTACAAGCAGCTCGTCGACCTCTGCGGCGGTGGTCTCCTTGACGACGATATCTGGGTACTGGAGCCGGACTGCCCCAACAAGCACTACGACCTGGTGACGGAGAACCGAGACCGGGGCGAAGCACAGCAAGGGCTCTGGACGGGCGGAGAGCCCAAGCCCGCCGAACTCGACGCGGCAGGGTCACGCACCATCGTCTGGGCCGTGACCGAGAACGGTGACTGCCTGTACTGGCTGGCCCGCGCCGGCCAGGAACCCGAGCAGTGGACCGTTCTGATCAAGGAGGGACGCGGCCGGGAATGGGAGTTCCACGCCCAGTCGTGTTCCGAGTTCTTGCAGTCCATTCTTCTCACCGGTGACGCCGAGTCCGAGATCTTCTACGACTTCCCGACGGAAGAGCCGCATGAGTTCCGTTCCAGCTCCAGCTCCAGCTCCAGCCTCTTGTGA
- a CDS encoding TetR/AcrR family transcriptional regulator — translation MGLRESKKLETRQLISDRATRLFIEQGFEQTTIAEIAASARVAKKTVTNYFPRKEDLALDHHEAFTQGLARTVAERGPGEEPLTALGRTFRTALLEHSPVVGFTGPAFARMVADSPTLTARLRELHDQREEALAAALTAADADPASGPAPAIAPRAAAALIAAADRLLFRRIQELTLAGHTDDQIEATLIPEADHLRTLLAAALSNHPTTAAW, via the coding sequence ATGGGACTCCGCGAGTCCAAGAAGCTGGAGACCAGGCAGCTGATCTCCGACCGTGCGACCCGGCTCTTCATCGAGCAGGGCTTCGAGCAGACCACCATCGCCGAGATCGCCGCATCGGCCCGCGTGGCCAAGAAGACGGTGACCAACTACTTCCCGCGCAAGGAAGACCTGGCCCTCGACCACCACGAGGCGTTCACGCAGGGTCTGGCACGGACGGTCGCCGAGCGCGGCCCCGGCGAAGAGCCGCTCACGGCCCTCGGACGGACGTTCCGCACCGCTCTGCTGGAACACAGCCCGGTCGTCGGCTTCACCGGCCCCGCGTTCGCCCGCATGGTCGCCGACAGCCCCACCCTTACCGCCCGGCTGCGCGAACTGCACGACCAGCGGGAGGAGGCCCTCGCCGCAGCCCTGACCGCCGCCGACGCGGATCCCGCCTCGGGCCCGGCCCCGGCCATCGCACCCCGGGCGGCCGCGGCCCTGATCGCAGCAGCAGACCGCCTGCTGTTCCGGCGCATCCAGGAGCTCACCCTGGCCGGACACACCGACGACCAGATCGAAGCCACCCTGATCCCGGAGGCGGACCACCTCCGCACCCTCCTCGCCGCCGCCCTCAGCAACCACCCCACCACCGCTGCCTGGTAG
- a CDS encoding VOC family protein, whose translation MPGDALNVTTSTLSLTVADVDASRAFFCTHLGYEVAMAADGFASLTRGDAAADIVLLRRGTDVLPADQRDRQAGGLILALTVTGLDAEERRLREAGAPITMPLREEPWGERLFQLTDPNGVVVQLVEWVIPDATEQAEQAEQAEQAQESEEPAVRVISPAAENVTESPNARMTGLAAPSRGSTELSTWTVEMGAGQTGPEHSISREQVWTVTAGVLHVTCGGRTDKITAGQTFVLPPDVLRQVHAPQAAEAHVAMRSDGVASVPGTEGTRVLPWAQ comes from the coding sequence TTGCCAGGAGATGCCCTGAACGTCACCACCTCCACCCTGTCCCTCACCGTCGCCGACGTGGACGCCTCCCGCGCCTTCTTCTGTACCCACCTCGGCTACGAGGTCGCCATGGCCGCCGACGGCTTCGCCTCCCTGACCCGCGGTGACGCCGCCGCCGACATCGTGCTGCTCCGCCGCGGAACCGATGTGCTCCCGGCCGATCAGCGCGACCGACAGGCCGGCGGCCTGATTTTGGCGCTCACGGTCACCGGCCTCGACGCCGAGGAACGGCGGCTGCGTGAGGCCGGCGCGCCGATCACGATGCCGCTGCGCGAAGAGCCCTGGGGCGAGCGGCTGTTCCAGTTGACCGACCCGAACGGAGTCGTCGTCCAGCTCGTCGAATGGGTCATCCCCGATGCGACCGAGCAGGCCGAGCAGGCCGAGCAGGCTGAACAGGCCCAGGAGTCCGAGGAGCCCGCCGTGCGCGTGATCAGTCCCGCCGCCGAGAACGTCACCGAGTCCCCGAACGCCCGTATGACCGGTCTGGCCGCTCCGAGCCGGGGCAGTACGGAACTCAGCACCTGGACCGTCGAGATGGGAGCGGGTCAGACCGGACCCGAGCACTCCATCAGTCGCGAGCAGGTCTGGACGGTCACCGCGGGCGTCCTCCACGTCACCTGCGGAGGCCGCACCGACAAGATCACGGCCGGGCAGACCTTCGTCCTCCCCCCGGACGTGCTCCGCCAGGTCCACGCCCCTCAGGCGGCCGAGGCGCACGTCGCCATGCGCTCGGACGGCGTGGCCTCCGTACCCGGCACCGAGGGCACCCGCGTCCTGCCCTGGGCCCAGTAG
- a CDS encoding helix-turn-helix domain-containing protein, protein MTSVMLAVYDGAMLFEAAAACEVFGVDRELADGWYDFRVCAPREARLGGWLRVDTPHGFDALADADTVIVPACGDVEADPPADLVEAVRAAHDRGARLVSLCTGAFVLAAAGVLDGRRATTHWEHTDALAARYPEVRVDPGVLYIDDRGVLTSAGKAAGMDLCLHIVTADHGAAVANELARRLVVPARRAGGQAQFIAAPAVADTGHAFADLLDWVSGRLHEPLTVPDLARQVNMSTRNLTRRFAAATGTTPLRWLHTQRIHRAQELLETTEDSIELIASRTGMGTAATLRRHFHRALGVPPDVYRRTFRNHRSPTPAT, encoded by the coding sequence GTGACGTCTGTGATGCTGGCGGTCTACGACGGGGCCATGCTGTTCGAGGCGGCAGCGGCCTGCGAGGTGTTCGGCGTCGACCGCGAACTGGCCGACGGATGGTACGACTTCCGCGTCTGCGCGCCGAGGGAGGCCCGGCTGGGTGGCTGGCTGCGGGTCGACACCCCGCACGGTTTTGACGCCCTCGCGGACGCGGACACCGTCATCGTCCCGGCCTGCGGCGACGTCGAGGCGGACCCGCCGGCCGATCTCGTGGAGGCCGTGCGCGCGGCCCACGACCGGGGCGCCCGGCTCGTGTCCCTGTGCACCGGGGCGTTCGTACTGGCCGCAGCGGGAGTGCTGGACGGCCGCCGCGCCACCACGCACTGGGAGCACACCGACGCGCTCGCGGCCCGCTACCCCGAGGTACGCGTCGACCCGGGCGTCCTCTACATCGACGACCGGGGCGTGCTGACCTCGGCCGGCAAGGCCGCCGGAATGGATCTGTGCCTGCACATCGTCACCGCCGACCACGGAGCGGCGGTCGCCAACGAGCTGGCCCGCCGGCTGGTGGTCCCGGCGCGCCGCGCGGGCGGCCAGGCCCAGTTCATCGCCGCGCCGGCGGTCGCCGACACCGGCCACGCCTTCGCGGACCTGCTGGACTGGGTGAGCGGGCGGCTGCACGAGCCGCTGACCGTGCCCGATCTGGCCCGCCAGGTGAACATGAGCACCCGGAACCTGACCCGCCGCTTCGCCGCCGCCACCGGGACCACTCCCCTGCGCTGGCTGCACACGCAGCGCATCCACCGGGCGCAGGAGCTCCTCGAAACCACCGAGGACAGCATCGAACTCATCGCCTCCCGCACCGGCATGGGCACTGCGGCCACCTTGCGCCGACACTTCCACCGCGCCCTCGGCGTACCGCCGGACGTCTACCGGCGCACCTTCCGCAACCACCGCTCCCCCACCCCGGCGACCTGA
- a CDS encoding saccharopine dehydrogenase family protein codes for MNSHHRTVVAVVGAYGHTAGFVVAELRRRGFTPLLVGRDADQLEAAAQTHPGAQARVASLVDPASLDRALSGADAVINCAGPFADTAPSVIDAALRAGIPYLDVAAEQAVVLETFEQRAHQAREAGVVVAPAMAFYGGLGDLLAGAAMGDWPDADDITVAIALDSWQPTEGTRKTGRRNAGRHVVFTGNRFAPPATAPATYSWSFPHPVGEQRVVEFSSADQVTISRHVRVPEIRVCMNEKPLRDLRAPQTPPPTPVDADGRSAQTFLVDVVARRGGETRRASASGRDIYAVTAPIVVEAAARILDGRINTTGVAAPGELFDAADFLRALDPAHLSFSGPEHGRTGGTGRTGRTGRT; via the coding sequence ATGAACTCACACCACCGGACGGTCGTCGCGGTCGTCGGAGCGTACGGGCACACCGCCGGCTTCGTCGTCGCGGAGCTGCGCCGCCGCGGCTTCACCCCGCTCCTCGTCGGCCGGGACGCCGACCAACTGGAGGCCGCCGCCCAGACCCACCCGGGGGCGCAGGCCCGGGTCGCGTCCCTCGTCGATCCCGCGTCCCTGGACCGCGCGCTGTCGGGCGCGGACGCCGTCATCAACTGCGCCGGTCCGTTCGCCGACACCGCCCCCTCCGTCATCGACGCGGCACTGCGCGCCGGCATCCCCTACCTGGACGTGGCCGCGGAGCAGGCCGTGGTCCTGGAGACGTTCGAGCAGCGTGCCCACCAGGCCCGGGAGGCGGGCGTGGTCGTCGCCCCGGCGATGGCCTTCTACGGCGGGCTGGGCGACCTGCTCGCCGGCGCCGCGATGGGCGACTGGCCGGACGCCGACGACATCACGGTCGCGATCGCCCTCGACAGCTGGCAGCCGACCGAGGGAACCCGCAAGACCGGGCGGCGCAACGCCGGCCGGCACGTGGTCTTCACCGGCAACCGTTTCGCTCCGCCCGCGACTGCGCCGGCGACGTACTCCTGGTCGTTCCCGCACCCCGTGGGCGAACAGAGGGTCGTCGAGTTCTCCAGCGCCGACCAGGTCACCATCTCCCGGCACGTGCGCGTGCCGGAGATCCGGGTCTGCATGAACGAGAAACCCCTGCGCGACCTGAGGGCGCCACAGACGCCCCCGCCCACGCCGGTGGACGCCGACGGACGCTCGGCCCAGACCTTCCTCGTCGACGTGGTCGCGCGCAGGGGCGGTGAAACGCGCCGGGCGAGCGCGTCCGGCCGTGACATCTACGCGGTCACCGCACCTATCGTCGTGGAGGCGGCGGCACGGATCCTCGATGGCCGGATCAACACGACCGGAGTGGCCGCCCCGGGAGAACTCTTCGACGCCGCGGACTTCTTGCGCGCCCTCGACCCCGCCCACCTGTCCTTCAGCGGGCCCGAACACGGCCGGACCGGGGGGACCGGCCGGACGGGGAGGACCGGCCGGACCTGA
- a CDS encoding DUF6332 family protein: MGRRTQADRDAITIEIGYALASACFAAALAFGAVYGPVPAFSLSPATGRVLALVGAGVAAVVFVLRIAHVLRGFARRPENDGA; the protein is encoded by the coding sequence ATGGGGCGACGAACGCAGGCGGACCGGGACGCGATCACCATCGAGATCGGCTACGCCTTGGCCAGCGCCTGCTTCGCGGCGGCCCTCGCCTTCGGTGCGGTGTACGGCCCCGTACCGGCGTTCTCCCTCTCGCCCGCGACGGGCCGGGTCCTGGCGCTGGTGGGCGCAGGGGTCGCGGCGGTGGTGTTCGTGCTCCGGATCGCGCACGTCCTGCGGGGCTTCGCCCGCCGTCCGGAGAACGACGGCGCCTGA